Genomic DNA from Synergistaceae bacterium:
ACTTATACAAGATTTATGTATTTTACAAGCGAGGTATCATAAATTTATGCAAAAATTTCTTGATTTCTTAAAGGATATAACGACACTTAGAACTGTCTGGGTTGATAAAGGCCAGGGCAAATGGATCGTTAAAAAACGTATGCACCCAGTTTTAAGAGTATTATTTTTTGTGATGGCTGTTAGTGTCGGTGCAGGTGCTTATATGAATTTTTCGGCAATGAGTGAGATTCACAAGGCAAATGCGCAGCCCGATCCCGTTATTTCTGAGAAAAAATTATTGCCCGAACCTGAAAAAATTATAGCTGTTACTGATTCGAGTCCTGTTATTGTTAATGAGCCAAAACCTGAAATAAAGCAGGAATTTACGCCGAATACAAGAATTGCGGCCAAGTCAGAAATTAAACCGGATTCAGTAATTAATTTAAACTCGGAGAAGGGCGACATTTTTGAGCATCCTAGAAATTTATTACCCAGCAATAATAAACTCAGAATCGAAATCAGCAAATCCAAATATGAATTAAATTTATACGATGGCAGCGAGTTAATAAGGACTTATAAAATAGCAGTCGGACGCAACCCCGGCGATAAAATGAGAGTCGGCGATCATAGGACTCCAACCGGAAAATTTAAAATAGTATCAATTGAACCGTCTTCAACATGGAAACACGATTTTGGCGACGGCAAGGGCAAAATTTCAGGAGCTTACGGGCCATGGTTCATAAGACTCGATGCTAAGGGCTGGAAGGGTATAGGAATTCACGGGACTCACGATCCTGACTCGCGCGGGACAATGGCAACTGAAGGCTGTATCAGGCTCAGCAATGAAGATATAAGCGAGTTAAAGCAATATGCTTATAGAAATATGCCCGTTATTATTCGTGAAAATTAAAGGAGGCTTTAATAATAAATGCTTAAATGCGGTATAGTGGGCTTGCCTCTATCAGGAAAATCTACAA
This window encodes:
- a CDS encoding L,D-transpeptidase — translated: LIQDLCILQARYHKFMQKFLDFLKDITTLRTVWVDKGQGKWIVKKRMHPVLRVLFFVMAVSVGAGAYMNFSAMSEIHKANAQPDPVISEKKLLPEPEKIIAVTDSSPVIVNEPKPEIKQEFTPNTRIAAKSEIKPDSVINLNSEKGDIFEHPRNLLPSNNKLRIEISKSKYELNLYDGSELIRTYKIAVGRNPGDKMRVGDHRTPTGKFKIVSIEPSSTWKHDFGDGKGKISGAYGPWFIRLDAKGWKGIGIHGTHDPDSRGTMATEGCIRLSNEDISELKQYAYRNMPVIIREN